The genomic window ATTTCTGCTGTAGCATCTAAAGTAAATTCAACAGAGTAACTCATTACCAGTTTAATCCTAGTTTTTTCGCTACTTCTTCGGCTGAAATTCCTTTTTCTCCTTTTTCAGTACGTTTTAGAGAATTAAGAAGTTGTTCTTTTACTTCTGGTTTAATTTCTTTATTGTCGTCTGGATCAAACAGAATAGAATTGATAGTTTCTTCAACGGTTTCTTGAATTAACTGTTTAAGTTCGTCTACCGTGAGCTCTTTAACTTGCATAATTTAACACAAAAAGTCTTGATTAATTACTTCACATTTTAGCATAATCTTATGAATTGGATATAACTAAACTTATTTTATTAGCTCAATTAGCTAACTATTGTAACTTTTAAACCTAAGCTTTTTTAATTCCTTGTAATCATTTAATAATCAATCTAAAAATTTAAGAGTAAAATTAAAGAAGGATTAATGGGTTAGAACATAGAGAATGCAGTTTATCGATCGCGCAGAAATCGAAGTGGAAGGAGGAAAGGGAGGGGATGGTATTGTAGCCTTCCGACGGGAAAAATATGTACCAGCAGGAGGCCCAGCAGGGGGAAATGGTGGAAAAGGGGGATCAGTGGTCCTCAAAGCAGAAGAAAACCTACAAACTTTATTAGACTTCCGTTATGCACGCCGTTTCAAAGCAGATGACGGTAAACGAGGGGGTCCCAATAACTGCACCGGGGCGATGGGAAAAGATACCATTGTGGAGGTTCCCTGCGGTACAGTAGTCTATGACCTAGAAACCGAAGAAATCTTAGGAGATTTAGTCAAAAATGGTCAAACCCTTTGCGTTGCTCAAGGGGGAAAAGGAGGGTTAGGAAATAAACACTTTCTCAGTAACCAAAATAGGGCCCCAGAATACGCTTTACCAGGTTTAGAAGGGGAACACCGCAACCTCAGATTAGAATTGAAGTTATTAGCAGAAGTGGGGATTATTGGCTTACCGAATGCGGGAAAATCCACGTTAATCGCTTCATTATCCGCTGCCCGTCCTAAAATTGCTGATTATCCCTTTACGACTTTAGTGCCTAACCTGGGAGTGGTGCGAAAACCGACCGGGGACGGAACCGTATTTGCTGATATTCCTGGGTTGATCGCAGGGGCCCACGAAGGGATCGGGTTGGGCCATGAATTTTTACGACACATTGAGCGCACCCGTCTGCTCTTGCATCTGGTGGATGTCACGTCTGCTGATCCTATCGCTGACTATGAGGTGATCCAACAGGAATTAACTGCTTATGGACGAGGATTAAGCGATCGCCCTCAAATTATAGCTCTTAATAAAGTCGATGCTTGCGATCAAGATACCCTAGACTTAATTGCAGAAGAATTACAACAGTTAAGTCAATCTGAAATTTTTACTATTTCTGCTGTTACCAAAACAGGAGTTGAGGAACTATTACAAGCCATTTGGCATCGTTTAGACCAAGCAACCAGTAACCATCAAGATAGCTCTCTTCCTTTAGTTTAATGAGAAGAGAGCTATTTATGTAAGACTATATAAGACACACATCGCCCCATGAAGAGCTAATTATTGTGGAGTAAAAAATCGGCTAAAAAGGTTCCAGCTAAGATTAAAGAAAGTGAAATAAGTTCCATGGGGTTTCTCCTGCTCAAACTAAACGAAAGACATTTATTATTTTTGAAATCAGCTAGTGCGATCTCACTTATACACTTTATCTTAAGAAAATTCCTGGTTCCGCACTTCCCCCAGGTAGCTCACCCATTTGGGTTAATTGTTTTACGGAAAATTACTGACCCCTTCATCCTCAATTGTAACAAATTATTACTGTTTACTAATAATTGATAAGCTATTGCGAATTTAAACTGTCATTGATAAGATTTTCTCCCAACTCCCTGCTCAGTAATGACTGTCTAATGATTGTATCCTCTTCGGTGGCCAGCCAATTTTATAAGCTTGACCAACTATAACATCTCTAGGTAAAAGTCCCCAGATATGAGAATCAAAACTATCATTGCGATTATCTCCTAAGACCAAATAATGATCAGCCGGGATTATCATTGATTTCAATTGATATTGGGGTGATTCTCTAATATAGGGTTCTTGAATTGGCGTATCATTCAGATAAACTTGACCTTGTTTAATCTTCACTTTTTTACCTGGTGTAGCAATAATCCGTTTTATATAGTAATCTGATACGTCAGGATCAGCCTGTTTGATGTTTTCTGAGGGAGTAAAAACGATAATATCTCCTATTGTTGGTACATAATCAGGGAATTTTTGAACGAAAACAATATCATTAATTTGCAACGTAGGTTGCATCGATTTACTAGGAATGAGAAATTTATCAAAGCGTTTTTCCAACCATTGTGGATAATAATTAACCGTCACTCCGAGGGTAAAGATAACCCCTGTCATTATAAAGATTAATAACCATCTTCCACCTCTAGGTTTATGAGGAAAAATCAAATAAATATGATAGATACTTAAAGCGGTAATTAAAGGACTAACTAATAACAAATTAGAATAAAAATCATCAACCCCTATAATAATTAAGCCGCTGGTCAATAAGAGTAGGCCTAAGATTGGTTTTTGTAAATAAAGATGACCTAGTCCTGGTAAAATTCGGGTGATAAAAATAGCAAACCAAAGATTCTTATGTTTACGAGGTATTTTTTCTAGCTTGGGATCATTTCTCTTTTTGTAAACACTGAAATGAACTTCTATTAAACTAATAAAATAGAAAATAATTGTGATCCCTAAACAAATGAACCCCATGACAGTATTTCCCTTGGCACCAAAGATATGCCAAACTGTTAGCACGATCCAAAGAATTTGACCATTAAAAAATAGAAATCCTTGTAAATAATTGCCAGCATAAAATTGACCCAGTCCAGGAAAAAACATGGATAAATTAACAGCTAACCAAGGATCTTTACTGTAATTGTTATACACTAATTTGGAGAATCATTAGGTCATTTTTTTAGAGAAATATCGTAACTTGTTCTTTGAAATAATTACTGATCAGGTAAGTTTCTTGGGGGAATTTCTCGGCCTTGATAAAATTGTTTTTCTAATCGACTCAAAGCAAACCAGATAATTACCCCCAGAGGAACGGTCACACTTAATGATATCATGCCCCAAACCGAAGGATTATCGAAAGTTAATAATAAGATAAGGATTAATGACCAAATCACAGAAGTGGCGATCGCAACTCCTATTTTAATTCGTTGTAAGTTCTTTAAAGCAGTGCGACAACTACTACAATGTTTAGTATGGGAATGGTAGCGATCGAGTAAGGTTTCTGAAGATAAAGCAGGACTTAAGGACTGTTTTGGGAATAATTCTGCTTGATATTGATTAATCCAACTGTGTAATTGAAAGACAAATAAATCGGCTTTTGTGGGTAAATAAAAGGCTTTGGAAACGTTAGGACTTCCTCCTTTTTCTTCTAAATATCTTTCTTGATAATGTAAGAAAATTTGATCATCTTCTAACACCCCATTTTGTCCGATATGAGAATACCAACGAGGGGTTAAGTTGATGAAAAATTTAGGAATGGGTGAGGAAAACTTGAAGGGAAAACGAGCAAATAAACGACATTTTCCTTTACCAATAGGAGTTGCATAGACAACCGTTAATGTACGACCAAACTGTTTAGAAGTGAGATCATGATACATCATTCCAGGGGCAAAAAAGTAGGTCGTTTGTTTTCCTAAAGTACCTTTTCTCGGGCCTTCTTCCCACACTCCTTTAAATCCCCATTTTCCTGATTCAACGACCTCTAAATCGACGGGAGAAACATTTGATCGGTTGCCCACACTTTTATGATGGGTGTAAGGAATATGACTCGAATCTAACACATTTTCCATTAAGGTTAAAGCATCATAAGGGATGTCTCGGAAGGTATTAATACAAACCCATTCATCGGACTTTTCATCTAAAACATCCACTAAAGGAATGGGGGTTTTTGGTGCATTTTCTGTCTTCCCTGCATAGACAAATAATAGCCCTTGGGCTACTTTGGTAGGGTAGGTTTTAACGGATGCTCTAGGAGATTGTTCTGCTTTTCCTTCTGGCTTTTGTTGGGGGATCACTTCACAGTTTCCTTGTCCTGAAAATGCCCATCCATGATAAGGACATTCTAAACAACCTGACTCGTTAATTCTTCCTTGTGATAAAGGGGCTAAACGATGGGGACATTGATCATCAAAGACACACCATTGACTATTGTTTTCATCCCACCAAATAACAATATTTTTCTCTAATAAAGTAAATGATGTCGGTTTAGTTTTGTCTAAATCTTCGATATAATGAACAGGATACCAAACTTCTTGCCAGTCAAAATAGTTAGGATCATTTCCTCCTATAATAAAAGTATTGTCTTGAGAAGATACAGTGTTATAAATAGTCATGATAATAAACAGTAAAAAACAATCCTTATGTATATTAATAGTTAGGGAGTTATGAGAAATTTCTAGATAATAATTTCTATAACTATAACGTTTCTCATATTGACGAAATCAAGTATCTATTCACCAAAATTAGACCAATTTCTACTTGATGAGTCCATGAATTAACATATATTGTAACAAAATGTAAAAAGAATAAACAATTATGAGTATCCTAACCACACGAGACGCAGCTAAAACCGCTTTAAGAGACGCTTTGCAACAATACGATGGAGACGTTAAACACGAAGTAGTCAAAGCCAAAATTGAACAACTGTGTGAACTTAATCCCACTGTTGCACCGACCCACAGCGATCGCTTAGAATCAGCAGAGTGGATGTTAATTAGTGCGCCATCCTTTCCCCAAGGAGAAAAGCTACCCAATGGTCAATATGCTTACACGTTAGGACGCTTAGCCTTTAATCTGTTTAAACCGACGAACCTTAAGGTGGTGATTGACTGCGTAAAACAACCTATCCTTAAACTAGAAGAAGTAAACAAGTTCAGTCACGATATTGTTGTTGAATTTACCGTAATTGACTCTGATTTTCCTAAATTAAAAGGACTTATCTATAATTTAGGGATTTGTTATCCTGACACGGATAATACAGTACAAGTGGAGTTTACAGGAGGAAAGTTAAGTCCGCAACCGAATCAAGATTTAAACCTGTGGAAACAAGTTTTTAATCAAGAAAAATCAGACAATAAAGGATTAAAAGAAGCATTTACATCATTTATATTAAAAATAATATTTGGGTTAGTACCCCCCAACGCAATGAATAACCAAACCGGAGAGATCACTTTTGAGATGAAGCGATCGCCAAAAGGAAAATCGAGTATTCTTTATTTAGATGAGGAAATACGCATCAATAAAGGAGATAAAGGGACGGTTGTTGTTTTGCAACGATCCCTTTAAGCTTACATCAGAAACAAAAAATTTGTGTTAAGTTAGTCAGTGGATTGACTAAATCTGTGGTGTAAGGAATCATGACCAATATACCCCCCAACCCACCCCCAGAACCTTCTGAGGGAAGTACCTCTGTATTGCAAAAATTATATAATTTTATTAAGAAACCCTCCACTTTGATCACTGGTGGAATATTAGTCTCATTGGGGGTTGCTACTTATGGAGGGGTTAGTTATTTTGTTTATGAAAAGTTATCTCCGTTGCTGTCTCAACAGTTAAGCAAAGCATTAGAAAGAGAGGTAAGAGTTGGGGAAGTTGAAAGCTTTTCTCTTAATCATATTCGTATTGGAGAAACTTCCATTCCTACCACAGAAAATGATCCCGATAGACTCGATCTTAATGGTTTAAAAGTTAAATTTAATCCTTTACCTTTATTAATTGGACAGCCTTTAGATATTAATATTACTATTGACGATCCTAATTTATATGTTGAACAAAATCCATCTGGAAAATGGTTAGGTTTTCAAGAACGTGAACAAATTGAAGATATAGAATTAGATTTACCGATTGATATTGATGCTGATATTGAGTTAAATAATGCTAATATTGCTCTACTTCCTAACGGGTTTAAAGAATTAATTAAAGTAGATGCAGATGGAACAGCCGGTTATAGGTACCGATCCAATGAAGAACAAGAGATCAATTATGATTTAGATGTTTCTTTATTAAACAGTTCTATTGCTGTTCAAGGAGAAACGAATATAAAATCTTTTCAAACTCAGGCAGAATTGATGATATCTCAATTAGCCTTGCCTGAGTTAGCTGCTTTAATTCCTAATTTACCCGTCACCTTAAAAAGTGGTTTAGTTGAGAGTAATTTAAACATTAATGTACCCTCCTTAGAAGAAATCGAAGGAACAGAAGGAAACGGAAATTTTCAACTCTCTAATGTTCAAGCTGGACTAGAAGCATTAAAAGTTCCCATTAAGCTAGATCTAGCACTCGATTTTAATAATAAAACCGTACAATTTAACGAAACTCGCTTTAGTTTAGGGGAGTTTGTTACCGATATTAAAGGATCACTGAATTGGCAAGATGGCTATAATATTGATGTTGATATTAATCCTTTTTTACTAAAAAATGTATCTAATATTTTAAAAATAGAATTACCAGTCAGATTAGCCGGGGAAGTTGAAGGAAAAATAAAGGTAACAGGAGAGATTAAAAATCCCGTTATCGCAGGTACGATTAATAATAGCAAACCTTTATTAATTGAAAAAACAAGAATTGAAGATTTAAAAACAGTTTTTCAAGCAAACTTAAATCAAATTAATCTCAAAGAATTTCAAGTCAAACCCACCGCAGGGGGCAACATTACAGCAACAGGAAAAGTTGAATTAGGTATCTTAAAAGCCCTAGAAGAAAATAAAGAAATTAACTGGCAAAAAATGCCCATTGCTTTAGGATTTGAAGCAAACGTACCAGGAGATGAACTCGCCCAACCCTATTATCAATCACCGCAAAATGTTAGTATAGGAACCCTGACAGCACAAGGTAAAATAGGGGGAACATTAGGAGATCCAAAAGGAAAAATAGAATGGTCTGCCCCAGGTGTAATAAGAGTTTCAGGGGAAAATATATCAGGAAGAGGATCAATTCTTTTAGGAGGAAAAGATATCTTAATTCGGGATACCGTGTTAACCTCCGATGAAGGGAATCTTACCGTTAGAGGATTAGGAAATCTAGAAAAAAAAGAATGGCAAACCCAGATCGCAGCTAATCAATTTTCTCTTGATCTTTTTGTAGAATTAGCTTGTTCTTTCATTACTTGTCCCCAAGAAGTTTTAACTCAAGCCGTTACCCTTACTGATGGTAATATTAAGATTGCTGGAAAATTGGATGATTTTAGTCTAGAGAGTCTTCAAAGCCAAGGTAACTTACGTCTGCAAGTGGGACAAGGGGCGATCGCCCTGGAAACTGCTTTATCCCAAGGCAACATTACAGGAACGGCTACAGTTTCTAATTTACCCGTCGATCCCTACATTCCCAACCTTACCGTCCCCGTCCAACTTAATAGAAGTAATTTCAACCTCTCAGGTTCCCTAACCAATATCTTTCAAGAGGGGCAGTTAAATATTAATCGTCTTAATGTCAATGGTAACGCCCAGTTACTGGTTGATGGCAGTCCCATCAATGCCAACATAGAAGTCGGTAACGGTATTTTAACCACCATCGCAGAGGTGGGAACCATTAACCTCAACCCCATCATCCCTAATTTACCCGTACAATCGACGTTAGTTAGTAGCGATCTGGTTCTCACAGGAAACCTCAACTCTTTGCTTTCTTCTTTAGGCAATACCCCAGATATTAGTAGTTTTCGGGGCAATGCTGAGGCACAATTAACCGTAGAAGGAAGTCCCATCCAAGTCGTCGGTAACCTAGGCAGTGGTCAAGTTCGCGGTGTCGTCGACCTTTCTCGTCTATCTTTGGATAGGGTTGTGCCAAACTTACCTGTAAATGTGCAATTAGTGGATGGACAAGCAGTGGTATCAAGTAATGTGCAACCTCTTCTTTCTGCTACACCCGATCTTAGTACCGCCCAAGCTAGAGTTAACCTGCAACTTGCAACCGCTAATGGAACCATTAACACCCTAACCCGCTTACAAAACAATCAATGGACGAGTCAAATCACTGCATCTAACCTAAATCCTAACCTAATTCTCAGCCAAATCGCTCCACAAGTCCCCCAAACCGATATAGATGACTTAAATGCCCAAATTTCTCTTTCAGGGAGTCTAGCCAGCCTTTTTGAAGAAAATGCCATTTTACCCATCAACGCCAATAATATCAGCATTGAAGCTGACGGACAACGCTTAAACGCCAGGGGTAACCTTTTCATCACCAACCCCCTCACCAACCCGGATGCTAGGGCTAACCTATCTGTAGAAGCCACCTCTACCCTAGATGATTTACCCCTCATCCAACTCATTTCTGCTTTGCCGGTACGACGAGACTTTCTTCCCGAAGAACTACAACTGCAAGGAGTCGGAAGCTTTAACGGAACCCTGGTGGGACAAAACTTACTCACCGCCCCCACCGTCCCCGGTAATATTAGGCTGACAGGAGATGTCACCGTACGCAACCTTGTCTTTAACGACCGGGCCTTTGAACCCCTCTTAACTGGTCAACTGAATGCAACCCTCGGTGAAACCATTGCCCTGAACTTACGGGGTAACGAAGATGTTATCGCTGCCACCTTGCAACCCTGTACCCGTCAAGACTGTCCAGCCCCTTATTTACCTGTGGCCTTTGAACTGCGTCAACAAGCAGGAGATCAAGCCCCCATCGCTGTAACCGGTCGCTTAGAAGGGGAGGAATTAGTGGCCAGAATCGAACAATTTCCCCTCGATATCTTCAGAATTGCCCCAGGGGGAGACTTTGGTATTCCTGGCTTCTTGTCAGGGGAAGTACAAACCGAAATTGTGATTAACCCCTACACCCTAGAAGGAAGGGGGAGACTGGTGATCGATAGGCCAAGTATTGGTTTTGTCGAAGCCACTCAACTCACGGCTGATGTCATCTATCGAGATAATATTGCCAGATTACAAAACGCTACTTTGAAGTTAGGACAAAGCTTATATGCCGTACAAGGGTCCCTTAACTTGGAGTCTGGGGATCTCACCGGTCAATTAAACATTGATGAGGGTCGCTTGCAAGACCTATTTATTGCCCTGAAACTCTCCACTTGGAGTGGAAACCGAAACCGATATTAGTCAAAGAAAAGAGATTTTACGGAAATTTGGCTATAAATGTTAGCTATGTGCGATTTGTTAATATAGAAAATATGTACTAACCAATGGATAGGTTATCCAGAATCTTGAAAACTGGATAAGTGTTGGTTTCTTCTATAGTCGAAAAGTAGGGTCTGAAAATGATGATGAGTGAAAAAAAAATAACAGCTTAATCAGTTGATGCGATCGCCAGTCACCATCGCATAATCTGACCCATTCTATCAAATCTGGTTATCTTCATATTCGGAAAAAAAACTAAGAAGCCGTGATGGTAAAGCCAATTCTGCCTAAAATGGTTCTTATAGAGAGAGGCAAAATTATGTCGAAAAATAACAACAGTGGTTTATTTATGGCAGGTGTAGTAATTGGTAGTATGGTAGGAACCGTCACGGGATTATTATTAGCCCCCCGTTCCGGACGAGAAACCCGACATATTATCAAAAAATCTGCTGATGCTTTGCCAGAAATGGCCGAAGACTTATCCACCACAGTGCAATTACAAGCCGATCGCCTTTCAGACTCAGCACAAAAAAACTGGGCCGGAACCTTAAGCCGACTCAAAGAAGCGATCGCTGCTGGTATTGAAGCCACACAACTCGAAACACCTCCCTCGGACTCTCCCCGTGATATTACGGCCCAAACCAACTCTTCCAACAAGCATTAGGGAAAAACATGGTAAGCGATCCCTTATTTTGGCTTAGCTGTTCTCTGTTTCTAATGGCACTCAGTTTAACGGCAGTTTTAATCGTAGCGATCCCTGTTTTGCAAGAGGTAGCCAGGGCAGCCCGTAGTGCTGAAAAATTATTTGATACCTTGCATCGAGAATTTCCCCCGACATTACACTCAATTCGTCTCACAGGCTTAGAAATTACTGAGTTAACCGATGACATTGATAGCGGGGTGAAAAGTGCCTCAGATATTGTTAAACAAGTGGATAATAGTTTGAATGTTACCCAAACACAAATAAAAAAAGTGCAAACAGGAACTCGTCGCTTAGTGAAAGGGTTTCAGGTAGCTTGGAAAACTTGGAATCGGTCTTCTGTGAGAATCAGAGAAGAAGAGAAATCTTAATCTTTGTGTAAAAAAGTGTAAAGAAATATAAAATTGATTAATATTTATTTAAGTGTTGACAATCCGTTAAATAGCAAAATCCTATGCAACAACGTGGTTTAAAATCCTTTTTCACTTTCTTCCTAGGGTGTATTCTCAGCTTTGTCATGTTTGTTTTTTGCCCTTCTTCAGCTTTAGCGGTCAATAATCCTGAATTATTGCCGGATACAGCTACCCCTGTGGTAGATTTAGCCAATTTTCTTCCCGATATACAAGAAGAATCCTTAATTAAAGATATAGAAACCTTTGAATCAGATACAGGGTGGAGAATTCGCGTTTTAACCCAATACGATCGCTCTCCGGGTCGTGCAGTAATTAATTTTTGGGGTTTAGATGATAAAAGTATTCTCTTAGTGGCTGATTCACGAGGGGGCAATATTCTTTCCTTTAGTATTGGGGATGACGTTTATGAATTATTGCCGAGAACTTTCTGGATTGAATTACAGGCCCGTTTTGGTAATATGTATTATGTGCGAGAAAACGGCGAAAATACCTCTATTATGAATGCCCTGGATACAGTTAAAGGGTGTTTAGTCAAAGGGGGTTGTGGGGTTGTACCTGGTTTACCCAGAGAACAATGGATTCTCACTTTGATTACCTCTATTGTCGGTGGTTTAGTGTTTGGATTTGCAGGAACCCCTCGCAAACCGGATCAAGTCTTTGCTTGGCAATGGGTTCTCATTATTTCACCGTTATGGGGTATTCTCTTTATTGCTTTTGGTATCGGTCCAGTGGTTAGCAGAACCTCTGATTGGTTACCATTATTCCGTAATGTGATTGGCTTTGCCTTAGGGGTTTTAGTCGCTTATCTGTCTCCTTTCTTGAATCAACCTCCTGCCTCGAATCCTAATACTTAATCCTTATTATTTGTGCTAATTATGGAATGGCACGTTACTGATGCTCAGAGTTTAGCAATGATCGATAGAGAAATCGGCGAAACGGTTTTCTCTCCTGCTGAGTATGAAATTGTACGGCGAGTCATTTATCAAACCGCCGACTTTGACTATCTATCTCTATTGCGTTTTTCAGAACGGGCTTTGCAATCAGGGGCTGCTGCTTTAGCAGCCCGTAGTACCCTTGTTGTGGATGTACCGATGGTACAGGTGGGTATCGTGCCAAGTCTTCAGGATACTTTTGCTAATCCGGTTTATTGTAGTACCCAAACTATTACCCGTCCCCAAAAAACGAAAACTCAAACCGCTTGGGGAATGGAAACTTTAGCCAAACGCTATCCTGAAGCAATTTTTGTCGTTGGAGAATCCCAAACAGCCCTAACAGCGTTGGTGGAATTAGTTGAAGAACAAGACATTAAACCAGCCTTAGTCATTGGGACTCCGGCAGGATTTATTGGGGCAGATGTGGCCAAAGAACGGCTACATGATGCCCAAATTCCTCATATCACAGTTAATGGTCGTAAAGGGAGTGCGGTGGTTGCGGTGGCCATTGTTAATGGTTTATTAGATTTAGCTTGGCAAGCTTATGGTCAGTCTGAAAGTGGGGCTAGTTAAATGGTTGATATGAAATTTCTTTAAATACTACGCTTTATAGTAGGGTAAGCAGAGGAAGCAGTAGTTTCAAACCCCTATTATCTCGTAAAAAAAGACTCGACTCTGCCACCGAAGGAGCGCATAGCGTCCTCCGAATTCCTAACTCCGAACTCAGGTTGCCTAAGAATTGTCATCTTATTCAACTTTCTTGAGGTGTATCTTCAAAAACCCAAATATGAGATATATCTTTATAAATCCTCCAATAATTCCTAATACCATTCAATACTTTTCATGGTATTTTCTAGTTCCTCAATTAAACTATCCAAACTAGATTGTTTTTCATCAAAACACACAGGTGGAAAAGGATCAGATTGATAATAAATTAATTTAATTTGACCTTTATTGATAACAATCAGAGCCACTTCTTCTTGTTCGTTATAATTATCAAAAATACCTAGAATTTCTTGAATTTTTCCTTCAACATTTCGATTCAATTCTTCGAGAGACTGACGAGAACAGCGAATAAAGTGGGGTTCCGGTTGTAAATCAATGCCTAAAACGTCTTTTTTCTCTTCCCATTCATTTTTTAGTCCCCACGCCAATGCTGCTAAGGTCTTCTTATTTTCTGTTACAAAACGGTTTAACTGATATCGCCATTGGTTTTCCAAATTATCTGGAATCGATTCACCAAATTGCATTATTTATTACCTCAAAATTTTCTCAACTAAGACCGATGTAGGGGCTGAACGTTATGAAGCCCCTACCCTCTTATTAACGTTATTAACGACCAGGAATAGTATATTTCCAGTCCGTTGGTCCCGTATAACCAGTCTTTTCGGCTAAGGTTTCAGGAAGTTGCGCCCCGGATAATTTTTCTCCATCAATCTCCCAAGTGGGATAGGATTGAATCTCCGCAGCCTGACAAGCATCAGGTTGGGGATTTTTACCACTGGGATCACATTCAATGTAGGTAATTTCTTGAACCGCTTCTTGACCCAAAACTTGTTTTTGGTCGTAACAATGGGGACACCAAAAAGCCCCATACATTTTTGCTCCCACGGAGGTTAAATGTTTAGCGAGTTCAATTTCTGCTTGCCCTGACTCTGTGGTAACTTCCCAACCATAGGGGGGTTCAGGTCGTGTGGTAGCTGTTTCGATGAGAATCCGACCATCGGCGTTGGTAGGTTGATTAAGAGGGGCATAAATTCCTAGGGTTCCCACTAACGTAATCATAGCTACCACAATGGGAATAAAGAAAAGTTGACCCACTTCTTCCCAGTCTCGGCCAAAAATACTTAAACCCATTAAGCTCAAAGAAAACAAGGCCGAACCGATACAATAGTAACAAACCGATTGTAATTCGGTGGCTAGAATATACATCAGATAACCACTAAACACAGCCATGGCAGTTCCCCCGGCTAAGAGGAACAACCATGTCCATTCATCGAGTTGTTTTC from Crocosphaera subtropica ATCC 51142 includes these protein-coding regions:
- a CDS encoding YtxH domain-containing protein; the protein is MSKNNNSGLFMAGVVIGSMVGTVTGLLLAPRSGRETRHIIKKSADALPEMAEDLSTTVQLQADRLSDSAQKNWAGTLSRLKEAIAAGIEATQLETPPSDSPRDITAQTNSSNKH
- a CDS encoding TPM domain-containing protein — its product is MQQRGLKSFFTFFLGCILSFVMFVFCPSSALAVNNPELLPDTATPVVDLANFLPDIQEESLIKDIETFESDTGWRIRVLTQYDRSPGRAVINFWGLDDKSILLVADSRGGNILSFSIGDDVYELLPRTFWIELQARFGNMYYVRENGENTSIMNALDTVKGCLVKGGCGVVPGLPREQWILTLITSIVGGLVFGFAGTPRKPDQVFAWQWVLIISPLWGILFIAFGIGPVVSRTSDWLPLFRNVIGFALGVLVAYLSPFLNQPPASNPNT
- a CDS encoding precorrin-8X methylmutase; this encodes MEWHVTDAQSLAMIDREIGETVFSPAEYEIVRRVIYQTADFDYLSLLRFSERALQSGAAALAARSTLVVDVPMVQVGIVPSLQDTFANPVYCSTQTITRPQKTKTQTAWGMETLAKRYPEAIFVVGESQTALTALVELVEEQDIKPALVIGTPAGFIGADVAKERLHDAQIPHITVNGRKGSAVVAVAIVNGLLDLAWQAYGQSESGAS
- the ccmS gene encoding beta-carboxysome assembly chaperone CcmS, whose translation is MQFGESIPDNLENQWRYQLNRFVTENKKTLAALAWGLKNEWEEKKDVLGIDLQPEPHFIRCSRQSLEELNRNVEGKIQEILGIFDNYNEQEEVALIVINKGQIKLIYYQSDPFPPVCFDEKQSSLDSLIEELENTMKSIEWY
- a CDS encoding vitamin K epoxide reductase family protein, giving the protein MIRSRRSVPWIHRWSRPMIGAIAIAGAILTAYLTITKLTGGDVACGASDAATMTTGCKSVLDSPYATVFGLPLSLFGFLAYGSMSAASLGPLLIKPEGKKSFRKQLDEWTWLFLLAGGTAMAVFSGYLMYILATELQSVCYYCIGSALFSLSLMGLSIFGRDWEEVGQLFFIPIVVAMITLVGTLGIYAPLNQPTNADGRILIETATTRPEPPYGWEVTTESGQAEIELAKHLTSVGAKMYGAFWCPHCYDQKQVLGQEAVQEITYIECDPSGKNPQPDACQAAEIQSYPTWEIDGEKLSGAQLPETLAEKTGYTGPTDWKYTIPGR